A part of Chanos chanos chromosome 9, fChaCha1.1, whole genome shotgun sequence genomic DNA contains:
- the selenbp1 gene encoding methanethiol oxidase: MASNCSGCGPGYKSPLDAMNGPREEIVYLPCIYRNTEIDKPDYLATVDVNPNSPKYCQVIHRLPMPNLKDELHHSGWNACSSCYDDASKKRNRLILPSLISSRIYIVDVGTDPRAPRLYKTVEPLELHWKCGLANPHTTHCLGSGQIMISTMGDPEGNGKGGFALLDGETFEMIGNWEQPGEAAPFGYDFWYQPRHNVMISTEWGAPKALGFGFKPEDVKAGHYGQCIHVWDWTTHKRIQTIDLGEEGAIPLEVRFLHDPSAAEGYVGCALQGTVFRFYKTEKGNWAAERVIKVPNKKVEGWVLPEMPSLITDILISLDDRFLYFSNWLHGDIRQYDITDRRNPRLVGQVFLGGSIVNDGPVKVLEDAELTSQPPPRMVQGKRIEGSPQMIQLSLDGKRLYVSTSLYSAWDKQFYPNLVKTGSVMMQIDVDTMKGGLTLNENFLVDFGAEPEGPVLAHEIRYPGGDCTSDIWL, translated from the exons CATCTAATTGTTCAGGATGTGGACCTGGCTACAAGAGTCCACTGGATGCCATGAAcg GGCCGCGAGAGGAGATTGTTTATCTGCCCTGTATTTACCGGAATACCGAAATAGACAAACCTGATTATCTCGCCACCGTGGATGTCAACCCCAATTCCCCCAAATACTGCCAG GTGATCCACAGATTGCCTATGCCGAATTTGAAGGATGAACTCCACCACTCCGGCTGGAATGCTTGCAGCAGCTGCTATGACGACGCCTCTAAAAAACGAAACCGTCTCATCCTGCCCTCTCTTATTTCCTCCCGTATTTACATCGTGGATGTGGGCACTGACCCGCGTGCTCCACGTCTTTACAAG acagtggagCCTCTGGAGCTCCACTGGAAGTGTGGCCTGGCCAACCCTCACACCACGCACTGCCTGGGAAGCGGTCAGATCATGATCAGCACCATGGGGGATCCTGAGGGCAACGGCAAAG GTGGCTTTGCTCTGTTAGACGGTGAGACATTTGAAATGATTGGTAACTGGGAACAGCCGGGAGAGGCGGCACCTTTTGGTTACGACTTCTGGTATCAGCCGCGTCACAACGTCATGATAAGCACCGAGTGGGGAGCCCCAAAAGCCCTTGGATTTGGTTTCAAGCCCGAGGACGTaaaagctg GTCACTATGGGCAGTGTATCCACGTGTGGGATTGGACCACTCATAAACGGATCCAGACCATTGACCTCGGAGAGGAGGGCGCAATTCCTCTTGAGGTCCGCTTCCTGCATGACCCGAGTGCAGCCGAGGGCTACGTTGGCTGTGCACTCCAAGGCACCGTTTTCCGCTTCTACAAGACAGAG AAAGGGAACTGGGCAGCAGAGAGGGTGATCAAGGTCCCAAATAAAAAAGTGGAGGGTTGGGTCCTGCCGGAGATGCCGA GTCTGATCACAGATATCCTTATCTCATTGGATGACCGCTTCCTGTACTTCAGCAATTGGTTACATGGTGATATTCGTCAGTATGACATCACGGACCGAAGGAATCCACGTTTGGTGGGCCAG GTGTTTTTGGGTGGGAGTATTGTAAACGATGGTCCTGTGAAAGTTCTAGAAGATGCGGAATTGACCTCTCAACCACCCCCCAGAATGGTGCAG GGAAAGAGAATTGAGGGATCTCCACAGATGATTCAGCTGAGCTTAGATGGAAAGAGGCTGTATGTCAGCACTTCCCTTTACAGCGCTTGGGACAAGCAATTTTACCCCAACCTTGTCAA AACTGGTTCTGTGATGATGCAAATCGATGTGGACACAATGAAAGGCGGTCTCACGCTTAATGAAAACTTCCTGGTTGATTTCGGAGCGGAACCGGAGGGTCCCGTGCTTGCCCACGAGATCCGATATCCTGGAGGGGACTGTACCTCTGACATCTGGCTGTGA